The Corythoichthys intestinalis isolate RoL2023-P3 chromosome 2, ASM3026506v1, whole genome shotgun sequence DNA segment AGAAATTagcttatgttcaaatattgcaattttaaatttgctaatagaatccagacatttattctgggaggtttcaaaatgtttctttagtagtttttgaaaacaaaggtttgaatcgaacggtgtatcgccTAAACCAATACACGTGAAAAtgagtataaatcaatacagatttatttttcatcgatcatttagcctatcaattaattaggttgatatttgtgagaaatgtagccctgaccccagttcactcaatctgtttggtcttattgatgtcccgtccccagcaaaaagtgtacatgcaggttctgatgttatattgtccctatcaATGTTGAGATCAAACCGACGCCCTTGTCcacttcatttaaactgggaagactggcATCGATAATTGGTGTGAATCTCTCCCaattaaaaatgattaattgTCTAGCactgtccatggcagtcaatggtttAATTTCCTGCCaatctctcccagtcaaaaatgattggacatctacctattgctgtcaatggccgccgatgagttaaatgagttccCTTTGGAAGGGTTATCGCTTTCGCATGATTGATGAACTGTACTGTGCATTagcacagtggaaaataagcctCACCTGTAAGTCACTTGGAATTAATGTCACACTGACTCTACGACGACTGCCGTTCTAGCAAAGAGCAGAAGGATTGAACGTGAGCTGCGGCGGCAATTTCAGCACAAACATCAGATCCTCATACCTGCTGATAGCTTTTCCTCCAACTGTCACTGTCGTCTGGATCTAGGAGTAAAACAAATCTGGGTAAGTCTAATTATTAGGAAACAAAAGTTTGGAGGCCAAAGAGACCGAAAGGCGCTCCAGGCTCGTCGATACTCCTGCAGGAATTCTGCTGCTGGATCATCTTCCTGGCCTCCTCCAGCTCAGCGTCGTGTCGTTCCAGTCGCCTCCTCACGTTCTCCACGTGAGCCACCATGAGCTCCACTGCACGACTCACACGGGCCTCCTAGTATACAGTTCGCATTTTACCTGAATTTCTCATAAATACTCTTCACGGTTGCCTCAACATGGGAAATGAGCATGAGCATTTACCTGGTGTACTGCTCCAAGCACCTCGGCCGTGTTGGAGATACGTTCTACAGTGCCAGTGAGGATGTCCAGCGATAACTCCAGCTTCTGCACGATCTTACTACGCTTGCTATCCAGGCACAGGCTCTTTAGTGTCTGGATGAGAGAGAGTTTTTAATCAGAAACCTGTTGAAAATTGCGAAACAACACAAGATGTACCTCAAGCGTCTCTTTGCCTCTGGACAGCTCCAGCAGGACGTTCTCCTCAGCCAGGTTGCGGGCGTGCTCTTCAGCCTGGAGCCTCTGCTTCAGCGTGTACTGGTCACAACGGAAGGCCAAGGCGATCTGAGAGAAGGTGTTCTGATAGAAGGTCCAAAAGAAACAGTTATCAGGACTTTTGAATGCATTATTTGACAAAGTAAATACCAAATAGTATATAAGAAGAAACACTTACTTCCAAATCCATCTCTGACATCTCCACACTGCCAGAGAACGAGAAAACAAAGCcccaattagaaaatgaaaaaaaaaaaatcacatttatatttagactgaaaacatgttttgtgGAAGTCAGGGTGAGACCTGCTGAGGCCCACACGCTCTATGATGGACAGCTCGTTCCAATTCGTGGTTGGTGGCTCCTCTTCGCTGCTTTCTGTAATTTGAATGACTTCATTAGATTGGGTGGAACACTTAATTTGATAACATCTAAACTATAGAACCACAAGACACttgttacactgctggccaaaagtatttgcacccctgtaattctttcagataattctcaacttctcccagaaaatgattgcaattacaaatgctttggtagtgatatcttcatttatttttgcttgcaatgaaaaaacataaaagagaatgaaaaaaaaaacaaaaattaaatcattagcattttacacaaaactccaaaaaatgggccggacaaaagtattggcactcttagcataatacttggtagcacaacctttagacaaaataactgcgaacaaccgcttccgatatccatcaatgagtttcttacaatgctctgctggaattttagaccattcttttttcgccaactgctccaggtatctgagatttgaagggtggcttctgcaaactgccattttcagatctctccacaggtgctcTATGAGATTCAggcctggactcattgctgaccactttagaagtctccaatgctttctcttaaaccattttctagtgctttttgaagtgtgttttgagtcattgtcctgctggaagacccatgacctctgagggagacccagctttttcacactgggtcctacattgtggtgcaaaatttgttggtagtcttcagatttcataatgacatgcacacggtcaagcagtccagtgccagaggtagcaaagcaaccccaaaaacatcagggaacctctgccatgtttgacagtggagaCCGTGTTctattctttgaaggccttgttttttcctgtaaactctattttGATGCCTTATCCCAAAAAGCtcgacttttgtctcatctgaccagagaacattcttccagacgtttttggctttgtcaggtaagttttggcaaactccaaccgggcttttgtatgtctctgggtcagaagtggggtcttcctaggtatcctaccatagagtcccttttcactcagacgccgacagatagtacaggttgacattgttgaaccctcggactgcaggacagcttgaaattatttggatgttagtcgaggttctttatccacgatccgcacaatctttcgttgaaatctctcgtcattttttcctttccgtccacatctacggCGGTTAGTCACAgtgtcatgggctttacacttattgatggcaCTACGCACGgtggacacaggaacattcaggtctttggagatggacatgtagccttgagattgcccgtgctttctcacaattttgcttcacaagtcctcaaacagttctttggtcttctttattttctccatgctcaacgtAGTACACACAACGACacagacagaggttgagtcaactttaatccattttctcTGGCTGCCAGTGTGATTTAGttgttgccaccacctgttacgtgccacaggtaagtaacagatgcCGTTAATCACACAAATTAGAAAAGCAACacacgatttttcaaagggtgccaatacttttgtccggcccatttttggaggtttgtgtaaaatgataatgatttaattttttttcattctcttttcattacaggcaaaataaatgaagatataactaccaaacatttgtaactgcaattattttctgggagaaattgagcattatctgacagaattgcatgggtgccaatacttttggccagcagtgtatgtactCATATTTATATGTTCAATTATATGCACTATGTAGCCTTTTATTCTCAGTCAAAGCAATCGTGCATTCACATTCTGGTTAGTTTTCACATATACCATTTGGTGTCATAGAAACAAAGTTATCTCAGTCTTTTGATTAACACAAAGGTGGAACATGAATTGGATGtttatgacagccaatgagttaaatacagcaagggtgtaggtttggtctcaacattgggtgGGACAGTatgacagcataacctgcatgtacactttttgctgggaacaggacattaataagaccatacagattgggtgaacgggggttacatttctcacaaatatggacCTAATTAAATGATagattaaatgatcaatgcaaaataaatctgtattaacttatactaactttcatttgTATTggtcaggtgatacaccattcgattcaaacctggtttcaaaaactactaaagaaactttttaaaaactaccagaataaatgtctggattttattagcaaatttaaattgcattatttgaacataaattgtaTTAACATACTTACTTTTTACTTTGATTATTCTtaatgattatctgaaaaaatgtctgcgtaagctgcaaataaaaatattctaaaatgaataatgtagaaaattaataccttttaaataaaaagtcatgagctaatcaaacgtgcatttgagaggaaaaaatggaccgccacattcagcaagtaagtctcaacatgatgaaaataatttgcttaataatggtggggtcaacTCTATCCTTACAGCATTTGGGTAGACAAATTTACTTATATAACTGTACTAATTATTATattcaaataaggttgctaAAAAGTTGCAGGGGAATAATTGAGCATCCTGTcgatagtgttatgtcccttctgtccctatgcaaaactACGCCCTTGAAAGAGAGTACTATGAAATTTAgaaactttagagtgttattaGGGGCGATAACAGTGTGtacattattataattttaccaagcgtttttttaaaaaattcattttcatttgtttttgacattttattcattaaataaattaaaaaatatagaatTCATCAGacaaatataaaaagaaaaaatacatttatacaaaaaataatatttatacGTGGATATCACATTACAGGTCATCTAGGCCATacttgtataccaaatgttaatattctggCCTACTTGACTCGAAATATGAAGTCCACGTAatgtttatggcggaaaacacccaggtgacttgaagttccgctctgagatacccaatttggccaaatttcaaaattgtcctatatatgtatatgtatgtgtgatacatcattggaaagcttaaaatctcaattttctgggggaagaaaaattttgaacaggagggcatttaaaaaaaaaaaaattaaacagcaagaaTTAAAGACGTCacaattttaacaagatattatcgcgtagttaccttgtttcgatccaaaaactccatgtagcatgtatcaccgagtgtcaagacacagctgtgaatggccacagccagatttttttttaattttatgggtgaaacatggtaatataacaagggtcgcgatgcagaaatcgcagacaacaaggagtgattgagattttctttttcatatagttacccttttaaacgttatttttcaatttttctttgtttggatcgattatttatcatctttatgaggtagatatccgtgacttttttacagaagccaaatttttcattgtgatgtaatttgtttaaaatatgcgagtgaataattttttagtctttttttttttttttaaacgaaatattagacatcaattaatgattctaagctaaaaatgacagacattttgaataataaatataattaccttctttttatggttaggttgacacaaaagcggttgcgcggtctgtaaacgggggttttcagggtaaaacggacaaattaaaaatagtttgggggcttaatgtgccatgaatctgctatggcagcataaaggCATATTGTTCTAGCAAACAACAGTTGTTtaggcttaaaatactgcagtttcttttaaagaggattgCAAGAGCagcaactgctttttcagtccttTTCCGCctatattttttaatccatcCCCGCAGCTATTAATTTACtttattaaattaccaaaaatagccaCTAGCTCTACAAGTAGGTtaaaatgaatttgatgtcCATTGCTGTCAACGGCAGTGAATTAGATGTTTCGCATGGAAGTAATTAACAAATCTTCCCATAACTGGAATTCCCAGAATAAAAGCTCGAAGTCAACGTCACTCCGTATCATATACAATGGCAAACACAATTTTACGCACAGAAATGGACTCTTGTAGCCATAATTACCTGAAATAAAAGTTTGGATAATCGTTAAGTGGATGCTTAATGTACAGAATTGAAAGTTGCTTTAGCAGTAGTGATGTGATGGCGTT contains these protein-coding regions:
- the si:ch211-163l21.11 gene encoding inositol 1,4,5-triphosphate receptor associated 2; the encoded protein is MSEMDLENTFSQIALAFRCDQYTLKQRLQAEEHARNLAEENVLLELSRGKETLETLKSLCLDSKRSKIVQKLELSLDILTGTVERISNTAEVLGAVHQEARVSRAVELMVAHVENVRRRLERHDAELEEARKMIQQQNSCRSIDEPGAPFDPDDSDSWRKSYQQNGSRRRVSVTLIPSDLQPLQKTKRESRKRAARRQVVSRSKSFPVCPSPTLSSASSCSGVNKEDSVLMDDRPIDPDEVSAPLLDSEPPPALVVPEPPFPCKAAGGGKLSLKSCTLDATRQRHKNKNLSAKKKVDKEKKRTTVCQRIFTDGAPRRQRSLARCRWLLLCIFVVLSFITWIVILVE